From Phragmites australis chromosome 5, lpPhrAust1.1, whole genome shotgun sequence, a single genomic window includes:
- the LOC133918584 gene encoding uncharacterized protein LOC133918584 isoform X2: protein MENSAMHSRHSMSSMSLTAQSNDQHAAGSGSNPNEFVNQGLLLWNQTRQQWVGNRRRNSQGQQQLRGPKLSWNATYESLLGSTKPFARPIPLGDMVEFLVNSWDQEGLYD, encoded by the exons ATGGAGAACAGTGCCATGCATTCCCGACATAGCATGTCTTCAATGAGCTTAACAGCACAATCTAATGATCAACACGCAGCTGGAAGTGGCAGTAACCCAAATGAGTTTGTAAATCAAG GTCTTCTACTATGGAACCAGACTAGACAGCAGTGGGTTGGAAACAGAAGGCGTAATTCTCAGGGTCAACAACAACTTCGAGGACCGAAGCTAAG TTGGAATGCTACATACGAGAGCCTGCTCGGAAGCACGAAACCCTTTGCACGACCGATCCCTCTTGGT GACATGGTAGAATTCCTCGTGAACAGCTGGGACCAGGAAGGTCtatatgattag
- the LOC133918583 gene encoding 23.6 kDa heat shock protein, mitochondrial-like, giving the protein MALARLCLNKALAGRLAVPAAAASSCAGLNLHSLFSSAAADNTAGAPPGGDANRREVAVTDQSGAARRGGRWAWRDLREFTPFRLVDGLGSALSQVAETLSRPLERLAPSRLLSGKVREDEARYRLRFEVPGLGKDDIRVAVEDGVLVIEGEKREHDGEEDGEWWSASGYHASLVLPEDARAEGVTAEVKDGVLYVTVPRTGKRKRNVTEVKVQ; this is encoded by the exons ATGGCTTTAGCTCGCCTGTGCCTCAACAAAGCCCTCGCCGGCCGCCTGGCGgtgccggcggcggcagccagTTCTTGCGCAGGCTTGAACCTTCATTCCCTCTTCTCGTCGGCGGCAGCTGACAACACCGCCGGAGCTCCCCCGGGAGGTGACGCCAACCGCCGGGAGGTCGCCGTGACGGACCAGTCCGGCGCCgcacgccgcggcggccgctGGGCGTGGCGGGACCTTCGCGAGTTCACCCCGTTCCGCCTCGTCGACG GGCTGGGGAGCGCGCTGTCGCAGGTGGCGGAGACGCTGAGCCGTCCGCTGGAGCGGCTGGCGCCGTCGCGGCTGCTGTCCGGGAAGGTGCGGGAGGACGAGGCGCGGTACCGTCTGCGGTTCGAGGTGCCGGGGCTGGGGAAGGACGACATCCGCGTGGCCGTGGAGGACGGCGTGCTGGTCATCGAGGGCGAGAAGAGGGAGCAcgacggggaggaggacggcgagtGGTGGTCAGCGAGCGGGTACCACGCGAGCCTGGTGCTCCCGGAGGACGCgcgggccgagggggtcacggcgGAGGTGAAGGACGGCGTGCTGTACGTGACCGTGCCGCGCACCGGGAAGCGCAAGAGGAACGTCACCGAGGTGAAGGTTCAATGA